In one Sporomusa sphaeroides DSM 2875 genomic region, the following are encoded:
- the ltrA gene encoding group II intron reverse transcriptase/maturase → METKLTRIAELAKQRPRVKLQTLIHAIDEESLNAAHSILSADKAVGVDGVTKEEYGEKLQENIKNLLERMKRQAYKPQPVKRVYIPKTDKKKRPLGIPAYEDKLVQKVLNEVLTAIYEPEFLDCSYGFRPERNCHEALKEITKILESKKVSYVVDADIKGFFDNVEHGWMVKFLQERIQDPNLLRLIVRFLKAGVMEQGKLEEADTGTPQGGIISPTLANIYLHYVLDLWFMVKIKRECRGEAYLIRYCDDFVCFFQYQEDAEDFYGKLIERLRKFNLEIAEEKTKTIEFGRFAEERRNNQGASKPETFDFLGFTHYCSKSKKGKFRVKRKTSRKKLRAKLKHFAGWLYQNMHTEIGKLIKQINIKLVGHFRYYGVTDNSSAINTFGYYIRRKLFEVLNRRSQKKSLTWEGFAKLKDRFPLAKARIYVNIYG, encoded by the coding sequence TTGGAAACAAAGCTGACAAGGATAGCTGAATTAGCCAAACAAAGACCGAGAGTCAAGTTGCAAACCCTTATCCATGCTATTGACGAGGAAAGCCTGAACGCGGCCCATAGTATTCTGTCAGCAGACAAGGCAGTAGGCGTTGATGGTGTAACCAAAGAAGAATACGGTGAAAAGCTACAGGAAAACATCAAGAATCTCCTGGAAAGAATGAAGCGGCAAGCGTACAAGCCGCAGCCAGTAAAGAGAGTCTACATCCCCAAAACGGATAAGAAGAAACGCCCACTAGGGATACCTGCCTATGAGGACAAACTGGTGCAGAAAGTACTTAATGAAGTCCTGACAGCCATCTACGAACCGGAATTTCTGGACTGCTCCTACGGTTTCAGACCAGAGAGAAATTGCCATGAAGCGCTGAAGGAAATCACCAAGATTCTCGAAAGCAAGAAGGTCAGCTATGTAGTGGATGCGGACATTAAAGGATTCTTTGACAACGTAGAACACGGGTGGATGGTGAAGTTTCTACAAGAACGAATCCAAGACCCGAATCTATTGAGACTGATAGTACGATTTCTTAAAGCAGGTGTCATGGAACAGGGGAAACTAGAAGAGGCGGACACCGGAACGCCGCAAGGGGGAATCATATCCCCAACCCTGGCGAACATATACCTGCACTATGTGCTCGACCTGTGGTTTATGGTAAAGATAAAGCGGGAATGCAGAGGCGAGGCCTATTTAATTCGGTACTGTGACGACTTTGTATGCTTCTTTCAATACCAAGAAGATGCCGAAGATTTCTACGGTAAGTTGATAGAACGATTGAGGAAATTCAACCTAGAAATAGCAGAGGAGAAAACAAAGACTATCGAATTCGGGCGCTTTGCTGAGGAAAGACGGAATAACCAAGGGGCCAGCAAACCGGAGACATTCGACTTTCTTGGGTTCACGCACTACTGTAGCAAGAGCAAGAAGGGAAAATTCCGCGTCAAAAGGAAAACCAGCCGGAAGAAATTGAGAGCAAAGCTAAAACATTTCGCTGGATGGCTCTATCAAAATATGCATACAGAGATAGGAAAATTGATTAAGCAGATAAACATCAAGCTGGTTGGTCACTTCCGCTACTATGGAGTAACCGACAACAGCAGCGCTATCAATACATTTGGATACTATATACGGCGTAAATTGTTTGAAGTACTTAATCGAAGAAGCCAAAAGAAGAGCTTGACCTGGGAAGGATTTGCAAAACTCAAAGATAGATTCCCGCTAGCTAAAGCGAGGATCTATGTAAATATCTATGGCTAA